A window of Aquibium oceanicum genomic DNA:
CTTGGCGACGCGATCGAATGCCATGAGCCGCTCCAAGAGACCGCGCATGTCGGCCAGCCTGATCATGTTTGGCCCGTCGGAGGAGGTCGAATTGTCCGGATCGTCGTGCGTCTCGATGAAGACCCCCGCGACCCCCACCGCGACCGCTGCGCGGGCGAGCGTCTCCACAAAGCGCCGCTCCCCGCCCGACGAACCGCCCTGCCCTCCCGGTTGCTGCACGGAATGGGTCGCATCGAAGATCACCGGTGCGCCGATCTCCGCCATCACCGGCAGCGCCCGCATGTCCGATACCAGCGTGTTGTAGCCGAAGGAGACGCCCCGCTCGGTGACGAGCACGTTCGGATTTCCCGAACCGGTGACCTTCGCCACCACGTTCTTCATGTCCCAGGGCGCTAGGAACTGCCCCTTCTTCACGTTGACGACCTTGCCGGTCCTTGCGGCGGCCACCAGCAGATCGGTTTGCCGGCACAGGAAGGCCGGGATCTGCAGGACGTCCACCACCTCGGAAACGACGGCACACTGCTCTTCGGTGTGGACGTCGGTCAGCACCGGAACGCCGAGCGTGGCGCGCAGATCCGCGAAGACCGGCAGGGCGGCATCGAGCCCCGCTCCCCGCGTCGCGCCGAGCGAGGTGCGGTTGGCCTTGTCGTAGCTCGTCTTGTAAACGAACCCGATGCCGAGTTCGGCCGTGAGTTCCTTCAGCGCGCCGGCCATGTCGAAGGCATGCTGACGCGATTCGAGCTGGCAAGGCCCGGCGATAAGCGTCAGCGGCAAGTCGTTTCCGAATGCCGCGTTGCCCACGGCCACGAGCGTGTTCGCAGAACTCATGTACTTTCCTCGAAAATGAAGTCGGCGCCCTGCCCCGTCGTCTTCGACACCGCCAGGCGTCCGTCGCGTTCCTGCCAGGCGATCCCGCGATCCTCGAACAGCGCCCGGGTGGCGGCAAGATCGCGAACCGCGAACGTCACGCTCTCGAAGGCGAAACTTCCGCTGCCGCCTTCGGCACCCTCCTGGGCGCTCGGGAGGATGTCGATCCGCGCATTGGCCAGGTCGATCCGGGCGCCAGCCGAAGTATCCTCCGCCCGCGCGCTGCTGATCGATGCGACCAGGGCGCCCGTCGCAGCCGGATTGGCCGCGGTGATCGTCACCGCCGCAATGCGCGAGACGCCGTTCTCGTGATTTTCCAGCCGGGACCTGTCGACCGCCGGCGCGTTGACGCGCTCGCAGGCGAAGAAGAAGGGCACCGCATCGCGCGCAGCCGCGAAGGCAAGCCTGAAGGAGGCCACGTCGCTCTTTCCCACAGCATCGACGAAGGGCCGCGAGAAGAACAGCTCGTCGCCCGCCGACAGCCCCGCATCGCGGAACCGACGATGGTCCGCTGCAGCGTCCCCGGTCGCGAAGACCAGCGCGGAAAACCCTTCCGCGCCGATCCTCTCCCGAAAAAGCGAATCGCGCTTAACGAAGACGTTGCCGTCGCGCTCCGCCTCCGCGCGAAGGGCCGCGTCGCCCCGCTCCAGCGGCTCCAGAAACGTGCCGTCCGCGAAATAGACACAGGCGTTGCGCGTGCCGAACGGATGGATGCCGTCCGGCGCGACGGTGAAACCCAGCGAATCAAGCCGCCCACGCGCATCCGCGAGCGATTGAGCGGGAAGGACGAGATGATCGATCGCGAGCGGTTTCTTGGAGGCAGAAGACATCGCCGCCATGTGCAACAAGTCTTCACGCCGCGCAAGGACGTGAGGCATTCGCCGCTCGAGATCCGGCTCGCCGGCACGCCGCCGAAACAGCAGCGGGCTAGC
This region includes:
- the kdsA gene encoding 3-deoxy-8-phosphooctulonate synthase, which codes for MSSANTLVAVGNAAFGNDLPLTLIAGPCQLESRQHAFDMAGALKELTAELGIGFVYKTSYDKANRTSLGATRGAGLDAALPVFADLRATLGVPVLTDVHTEEQCAVVSEVVDVLQIPAFLCRQTDLLVAAARTGKVVNVKKGQFLAPWDMKNVVAKVTGSGNPNVLVTERGVSFGYNTLVSDMRALPVMAEIGAPVIFDATHSVQQPGGQGGSSGGERRFVETLARAAVAVGVAGVFIETHDDPDNSTSSDGPNMIRLADMRGLLERLMAFDRVAKGADRP
- a CDS encoding VOC family protein; this encodes MAAMSSASKKPLAIDHLVLPAQSLADARGRLDSLGFTVAPDGIHPFGTRNACVYFADGTFLEPLERGDAALRAEAERDGNVFVKRDSLFRERIGAEGFSALVFATGDAAADHRRFRDAGLSAGDELFFSRPFVDAVGKSDVASFRLAFAAARDAVPFFFACERVNAPAVDRSRLENHENGVSRIAAVTITAANPAATGALVASISSARAEDTSAGARIDLANARIDILPSAQEGAEGGSGSFAFESVTFAVRDLAATRALFEDRGIAWQERDGRLAVSKTTGQGADFIFEEST